TTGCTATTACGCTTCGGGACGCATGTGCGGGAACAGGATCACGTCGCGGATCGACGGCGAGTTGGTCAGCAGCATCACCAGGCGGTCGATGCCGATGCCCTCGCCGGCGGTCGGCGGCATGCCGTATTCCAGTGCGCGGACGAAGTCGGCATCGAAATGCATGGCTTCGTCATCGCCAGCGTCCTTGTCACGCACCTGCGCATGGAAGCGCTCGGCCTGGTCTTCGGCGTCGTTCAACTCGGAATAGGCGTTGGCAATCTCGCGCCCACCGATGAACAGTTCAAAGCGGTCGGTGACGCTGGGGTCGTCGTTGCTGCGGCGCGCCAGCGGCGAAACCTCGAACGGATAACGGGTGATGAAGGTCGGCTGCTCCAGCTTGTGCTCGACCAGTTCCTCGAAAATCATCACCTGCAGCTTGCCCAGGCCTTCGAAGCCCAGCACCTTGGCGCCGGCTTTCTTGGCGATCGCACGCGCCTTGTCGATGTCGTTGAGATCATCGGCACTGATGTCCGGGTTGAACTTCAAGATGGAGTCGAACACCGACAGCCGCGCGAAGGGTTCGCCGAAATGGAACACCTTGTCGCCGTAGGGCACGTCGGTGCTGCCGAGCACCAGCTGCGCCAGCTCGCGGAACAGCTCCTCGGTCAGGTCCATGTTGTCTTCGTAGTCAGCGTAGGCCTGGTAGAACTCGAGCATGGTGAACTCGGGGTTATGCCGGGTCGAGACGCCTTCGTTACGGAAGTTGCGGTTGATCTCGAAGACGCGCTCGAAGCCACCGACCACCAGACGCTTGAGGTAAAGCTCCGGCGCGATGCGCAGGAACATCGGCAGATCCAGCGCATTGTGGTGGGTTTCGAACGGCTTGGCCGCGGCACCGCCGGGAATGGTCTGCAGCATCGGCGTTTCGACTTCGAGGAAGTCGCGCTCGTTGAGGAATTTGCGAATGTGCCCAATGACCTGGGAGCGCACGCGGAACGTGTGGCGGGTTTCTTCGTTGACGATCAGGTCGACATAGCGCTGCCGGTAGCGCTGTTCGGTGTCGGTCAGACCATGGTGCTTGTCCGGCAGCGGGCGCAGCGACTTGGTCAGCAGGCGCACAGCGGTCATCTCGACGTACAGGTCGCCCTTGCCCGAGCGTGCCAGGGTGCCTTCGGCGGCGATGATGTCGCCCAGGTCCCAATGCTTGATGGCTTCCAGCGTCTCGGCCGGCAGTGTCTTGCGGTTGACGTAGACCTGGATGCGTCCGGTCATGTCCTGCAGGACCATGAAGGCGCCGCGGTTGAGCATGATGCGCCCGGCAACCTTCACCGGGATGGCCGCTTCTGCCAGCTCTTCCTTGGTCTTGTCCGCGTATTTCAGCTGCAGGTCGTTGCAGTAGCTGTCGCGACGGAAGTCATTGGGGAAAACGTTGCCCTTGGCGCGCTCGGCGGCCAGTTTTTCCTTGCGCTGAAGGATCAGGCTGTTTTCTTCCTCTTGGATAGCGTGCTGGTTCAGCGGTTGTTCGCTCATGGTTTCAAAATGCCTGGATCGATTGGATGAATCCTGGGAAGACCGTGCCGGAAAGCTTTCCGCAGCAGGTACTGCCCCGTCTTGGTCGGCTGAAGCCCACCCTACTTGGTATGCAAAGCTGATGCAGGGTGAGCTTGGCGACGTTGCGCTTCAGCCCACCTCCACTAGCAAACACAGCGGCTTAAAGCCCCTGTTTCAGACTGGCTTCGAGGTACCCGTCGAGGTCGCCGTCGAGCACTTTCTGACAATCGCTACGTTCCACGCCGGTACGCAGATCCTTGATGCGCGAGTCGTCGAGCACATAGGAGCGAATCTGATGACCCCATCCGATATCGGATTTGGTGTCTTCCAGCGCCTGGGAGGCCGCGTTGCGCTTCTGCATTTCCTGCTCGTACAACCGGGCCCGCAGCATTTTCATGGCGGTGTCCTTGTTGGCGTGCTGGGAACGCTCGTTCTGGCAGGCGACCACGGTGTTGGTCGGTACGTGGGTGATACGTACCGCCGAGTCGGTGGTGTTGACGTGCTGACCACCGGCACCGGAGGAGCGGTA
This DNA window, taken from Stutzerimonas stutzeri, encodes the following:
- the lysS gene encoding lysine--tRNA ligase translates to MSEQPLNQHAIQEEENSLILQRKEKLAAERAKGNVFPNDFRRDSYCNDLQLKYADKTKEELAEAAIPVKVAGRIMLNRGAFMVLQDMTGRIQVYVNRKTLPAETLEAIKHWDLGDIIAAEGTLARSGKGDLYVEMTAVRLLTKSLRPLPDKHHGLTDTEQRYRQRYVDLIVNEETRHTFRVRSQVIGHIRKFLNERDFLEVETPMLQTIPGGAAAKPFETHHNALDLPMFLRIAPELYLKRLVVGGFERVFEINRNFRNEGVSTRHNPEFTMLEFYQAYADYEDNMDLTEELFRELAQLVLGSTDVPYGDKVFHFGEPFARLSVFDSILKFNPDISADDLNDIDKARAIAKKAGAKVLGFEGLGKLQVMIFEELVEHKLEQPTFITRYPFEVSPLARRSNDDPSVTDRFELFIGGREIANAYSELNDAEDQAERFHAQVRDKDAGDDEAMHFDADFVRALEYGMPPTAGEGIGIDRLVMLLTNSPSIRDVILFPHMRPEA